The Sebastes umbrosus isolate fSebUmb1 chromosome 4, fSebUmb1.pri, whole genome shotgun sequence genome has a window encoding:
- the hps5 gene encoding Hermansky-Pudlak syndrome 5 protein isoform X2: protein MSLIPVVPENHSHVLAEFDCLDPLLSALRLDSGRLKCTCLAVSRKWLALGTSAGGLHLIQKEGWKQRLILTHKEGSITQVACCPHDEDFIAVATSQGLVVVWELQLERRGRPERVSVSWEHRGQAITALCWDTSTLRVFVGDTGGKVSFVRAGSSKLGKGSAFVIFPVQTVTTVDSRVVQLGYQDGRLLVSSLSRCYLCDTDKEKFWRVGNKERDGEYGACFFPQNRGLLVGQPPLMYSARPGSRIWEASFNGEVLSTHQFKQPLACPALPLITYRDEPHYNPLQKSPQSIAFPKLLYFGDQNLLTWTDSAIYIFTPQNGQMLLWTEVKDLADVAVYRNELFCLHGSGRLSHLSLLSAERCVERLLRRESWPLAAVVCCMFQHTITTSRARKSIPIDRLEHLRSQLSSSTHLELTGQLEEVIAKLEPLDSACSSRRSSISSHESFNILDCGIYRVISRRGSQSDEETSSLINHSTSEEERLKEFSFVQEDDQVDHDPQSSERMEAERSEQGMQFHLPLSFRPKPPRIALQAVKDSVSSFVKKTTEKINTLQMNSELWQRPEFREGGQAEMSSTALYSEEMDNEVYDEMSSTEADMQELRSATERAISQIQDPLVLLDPVCLRETLLEWLPVLERILGPVKDGPTAAGDSNVDGPGEERWDYLNSCSEQQEESSFSSGEPTESVTEEKKEESFELGDKEDQRDSAEKEPEVLNGSPPDPVRVVPPKPVPSDLLAHLTQLATLYAELSCFRNQENEPALGCTTFLRRYFFLLDQERVRRMCLLCYQEQPEVQISFTEAMLDFTQFSKVVEVIQRGDLLRSLRSLREMQPWSAPPLIAHLHRLYEKHGEAAVRSFTQFYPTIIPADVMTMAQQSHFLAYLDNLVQSRTEGHRLPFLQSLLEPESLRQDWLELALTHDAPQRCDTLTPDGQPRWHSHCFSWGYGRLLSLLIRLPADLSSKQKMAETCRSHGYWTGYIYLCCELQRRTEAFTAICQLDDISLLEDADGVEPQTLEEWKLLIQLSQRCSSAADSEQVTGVNGSSWSNGSADCGGKISPENLTLMLARTAGPDRAMALLEECGVQLVLSPHSKLVCELLRVTEKRQRAMIQTMLERCDRFLWSQHA from the exons ATGTCTCTGATACCAGTCGTGCCAGAGAACCACAGTCATGTACTGGCAGAGTTTGACTGCCTCGATCCGCTTCTGTCTGCTCTCCGTTTGGACTCCGGCAGGCTCAAG TGTACCTGTTTGGCCGTGTCAAGGAAGTGGCTCGCACTAGGAACATCAGCAGGAGGGTTGCACCTGATCCAGAAAGAGGGCTGGAAACAAAGGCTCATCCTCACTCACAAG GAGGGATCTATCACTCAGGTGGCGTGTTGCCCTCATGATGAAGACTTTATCGCTGTTGCAACAAG TCAGGGTCTGGTGGTGGTGTGGGAGCTGCAGCTGGAGCGGCGGGGTCGTCCAGAGAGAGTCAGCGTGTCCTGGGAGCACAGAGGTCAGGCCATCACTGCACTCTGCTGGGACACCAGCACGCTCAGAGTTTTCGTCGGGGACACAGGCGGCAAGGTGTCCTTTGTCCGTGCAGGATCCTCCAAGCTGGGCAAG GGGTCAGCATTCGTTATCTTCCCTGTTCAGACCGTCACCACTGTGGACTCCAGAGTAGTTCAGCTCGGGTACCAAGATGGCCGCCTGCTGGTGTCTTCCCTGAGCCGCTGCTACCTCTGTGACACAGACAA GGAGAAGTTCTGGCGTGTTGGAAATAAGGAGCGTGATGGGGAGTATGGAGCGTGTTTTTTCCCTCAGAACAGGGGATTATTAGTTGGTCAACCCCCCCTGATGTACTCTGCCCGGCCGGGGTCTCGAATATGGGAGGCCAGTTTTAATGGCGAGGTTCTGAGCACCCATCAGTTCAAACAGCCACTGGCATGTCCTGCTCTACCTCTCATCACTTACAG AGATGAGCCACATTACAACCCACTGCAGAAGAGCCCCCAGTCAATCGCCTTCCCTAAACTGCTTTATTTTGG AGACCAAAACTTGCTGACCTGGACTGATTCAGCTATTTATATCTTCACacctcagaacggacaaatgcTTCTGTGGACTGAAGTCAaag ACTTGGCTGATGTTGCAGTCTACCGCAACGAGCTCTTCTGTCTCCATGGCAGCGGACGTCTGTCCCACCTCTCCCTATTATCTGCTGAGCGCTGTGTTGAGCGCCTGCTACGGAGGGAGTCCTGGCCTCTAGCTGCTGTGGTCTGCTGTATGTTCCAGCACACGATCACCACCAGCAGG GCCAGGAAATCCATTCCCATCGACCGCCTTGAGCATCTCCGGTCCCAGCTCAGCTCCAGCACACACCTGGAGCTGACTGGCCAGCTGGAGGAAGTCATCGCCAAACTGGAGCCTCTGGATTCAGCCTGCAGCAGCCGTAGAAGCAGCATCTCCTCACAT GAGAGCTTCAACATCCTGGACTGTGGAATCTATCGTGTGATCAGCCGCAGAGGAAGTCAGTCAGATGAGGAGACGAGCTCCCTCATCAACCATTCCACGTCAGAGGAGGAGCGGCTCAAAGAGTTCAGTTTTGTGCAGGAGGATGATCAGGTGGATCATG ATCCACAGAGCAGTGAGCGCATGGAGGCTGAGCGATCTGAGCAAGGCATGCAGTTTCACCTCCCCCTCTCATTCCGCCCCAAACCCCCTCGCATCGCACTGCAGGCCGTCAAAGACAG TGTTTCTAGTTTTGTTAAGAAGACAACAGAGAAGATCAACACCCTCCAGATGAACTCGGAGCTCTGGCAACGGCCTGAATTCAGAGAGGGCGGACAGGCTGAAATGTCATCCACAGCTTTATACTCAGAGGAAATGGACAATGA AGTTTATGATGAAATGTCTAGCACAGAGGCCGACATGCAGGAGCTTCGATCAGCGACAGAGCGAGCTAT CTCCCAGATCCAAGATCCTTTGGTGCTACTGGATCCAGTCTGCCTGAGAGAAACTCTGCTGGAGTGGCTGCCGGTGCTGGAGCGAATACTCGGACCTGTAAAGGACGGGCCGACTGCGGCAGGTGATTCAAACGTGGACGGGCCAGGAGAGGAGCGGTGGGATTATCTAAACTCCTGCTCAGAGCAACAAGAAGAGTCCTCGTTCTCGTCAGGAGAACCAACAGAGAGCGTcacagaagagaagaaagaagagtCTTTTGAGCTCGGAGACAAAGAGGACCAGCGTGACTCCGCTGAGAAGGAGCCTGAAGTTTTAAATGGGAGCCCTCCAGATCCTGTTCGAGTGGTGCCTCCCAAACCGGTACCATCGGATCTCCTGGCTCATCTCACCCAGCTGGCAACGCTGTACGCAGAGCTGAGCTGCTTTAGAAACCAGGAGAACGAACCAGCATTGGGATGCACAACTTTCCTGCGCCGCTACTTCTTTCTGCTGGACCAAGAGCGAGTGAGAAGAATGTGTCTGTTGTGTTATCAGGAGCAGCCGGAGGTGCAGATCTCCTTCACTGAGGCCATGCTAG ATTTCACTCAGTTCAGTAAGGTGGTGGAGGTTATTCAGAGAGGTGATTTGCTGAGATCACTGCGCAGTCTGAGAGAGATGCAGCCCTGGAGTGCTCCTCCTCTCATCGCTCACTTACACAG GCTGTATGAGAAGCATGGGGAGGCGGCTGTACGCTCGTTTACGCAGTTCTATCCTACGATAATTCCTGCTGATGTAATGACCATGGCTCAGCAAAGCCACTTCCTGGCATACCTGGATAATCTGGTCCAATCACGAACTGAGGGGCACAG GTTGCCGTTTTTGCAGTCCCTTCTTGAACCAGAATCACTGAGACAGGATTGGCTGGAGCTCGCACTCACCCACGATGCCCCTCAACGCTGTGATACCTTGACCCCTGATGGACAGCCCAG GTGGCATTCTCATTGTTTTAGTTGGGGTTATGGACGCCTCCTGTCCCTCCTGATTCGTCTTCCTGCAGACCTGTCCTCCAAGCAGAAGATGGCAGAGACTTGCCGCAGTCACGG GTACTGGACGGGCTATATCTACCTCTGCTGTGAGCTGCAGCGCCGCACAGAAGCGTTCACCGCCATCTGTCAGCTGGATGACATCAGTCTGCTAGAGGACGCTGATG GTGTTGAGCCTCAGACCTTGGAAGAGTGGAAGCTCTTGATCCAGTTATCTCAGCGGTGCAGCAGTGCGGCAGACTCGGAGCAGGTCACAGGTGTGAATGGGAGCAGCTGGTCCAACGGCTCCGCAGATTGCGGTGGAAAGATCAGCCCAGAGAACCTGACCCTGATGCTGGCTCGGACTGCCGGGCCCGACCGTGCCATGGCCCTCCTGGAGGAGTGTGGAGTACAGTTGGTCCTTTCGCCGCACTCCAAACTGGTCTGTGAGCTGCTGAGAGTCACTGAGAAGAGGCAGAG agCGATGATCCAGACGATGCTAGAGCGCTGTGATCGGTTCCTGTGGTCTCAGCACGCCTAA
- the gtf2h1 gene encoding general transcription factor IIH subunit 1 codes for MASLSEEVLLVVKKVRQRKQDGTLYLMAERIAWGPEGKDRFSVSHLYADIRCQKISPDGKSKIQLQLVLHTGDSTTFHFSNDSSALKDRDAAKELLQQLLPKFKKKANKELEEKNRMLQEDPVLFQLYKDLVVSQVISADEFWANRLGDVNNADSALSNNKQEVGISGAFLADIRPQTDGCNGLRYNLTADIIESIFRTYPAVKEKYSENVPHNLTEKEFWTRFFQSHYFHRDRINTGTQDIFSECAKQDEKGLKSLVVQGVKNPLVDLLSLEDKSLDEGYGVCTTLPSSSNRTVKDSSNSAIIKRFNHHSAMVLAAGSRKGEAPADQASETSSTDGNSRDSDFFQPPIKKVKLQEAIEYEDLQRENRPKTVALNLKKSDRYAHGPVPLQSQHYKTGQDIINSVNYIRHEMVNYKPNLAQVLSSTTASSAIAALSPGGVLMQAATQQAINQMVPTEVQGELKHLYAAAGELLRHFWSCFPVNTPFLEEKVMKMKSNLERFQMTKLCPFQEKIQRQYLSANLTGHLEEMLQTAYSKFHVWQTRRMLRKT; via the exons ATGGCATCACTATCAGAGgaggtgctgctggtggtgaAGAAGGTTCGCCAGAGGAAGCAGGATGGCACACTTTATCTGATGGCTGAGCGTATAGCCTGGGGTCCAGAGGGCAAAGACCGCTTCTCAGTCAGCCACCTATATGCAGATATTCGCT GTCAGAAGATCAGCCCAGACGGTAAATCCAAAATTCAGCTCCAGCTGGTGCTTCACACCGGCGACAGTACCACATTCCACTTTTCCAATGACAGCAGTGCACTCAAAGACAGAGATGCTGCCAAGGAGCTGTTGCAGCAGCTGCTGCCCAAGTTCAAGAAGAAAGCCAACAAGGAATTGGAGGAGAAAAACAG GATGCTTCAAGAGGATCCCGTGCTTTTCCAGTTGTATAAAGATTTGGTAGTGAGTCAGGTGATCAGTGCAGATGAATTCTGGGCCAACCGGTTAGGAGACGTAAACAACGCAGACTCCGCTTTATCCAACAACAAACAGGAAGTCGGTATATCCGGAGCCTTTCTG GCAGACATTAGACCTCAGACAGATGGCTGCAATGGCTTGAGATATAATCTGACCGCTGACATTATTGaatccatcttcagaacatacCCTGCAG TGAAGGAGAAGTATAGTGAAAATGTGCCTCATAACCTGACGGAGAAGGAGTTCTGGACCCGCTTTTTCCAGTCCCATTATTTTCACAGAGACCGCATCAACACAGGAACACAGGATATCTTCTCAGAGTGTGCTAAGCAGGATGAAAAGG GGTTAAAGTCTTTGGTGGTTCAAGGAGTGAAGAATCCGTTGGTCGACCTCCTGTCGTTAGAGGATAAATCATTAGACGAG GGTTACGGAGTTTGCACAACATTGCCCTCAAGTTCGAACCGGACGGTGAAGGACAGCAGCAACTCTGCCATTATAAAGCGGTTCAACCATCACAGTGCCATGGTGCTGGCAGCAGGCTCACGCAAGGG CGAAGCACCAGCTGACCAAGCTAGCGAGACCAGCAGCACAGATGGAAACTCAAGGGATTCTGACTTCTTCCAGCCTCCTATAAAGAAG GTCAAATTACAAGAAGCCATAGAATATGAAGATCTGCAAAGGGAAAACAGACCGAAAACAGTCGCGTTGAACCTCAAGAAGTCCGACAG GTATGCTCATGGTCCCGTGCCTCTTCAGTCTCAGCATTATAAGACAGGCCAGGACATCATCAACTCTGTCAACTACATCCGGCATGAGATGGTCAATTACAAACCCAACCTCGCTCAG GTGTTGTCCAGCACAACAGCTAGTTCTGCCATTGCAGCACTTTCTCCAGGTGGCGTCCTCATGCAGGCAGCAACACAGCAAGCAATAAATC agatggTACCTACTGAGGTTCAAGGAGAGTTGAAGCATCTTTATGCAGCTGCTGGAGAGTTGTTGAGACACTTCTGGTCCTGTTTTCCTGTAAACACGCCGTTTTTGGAGGAGAAG GTGATGAAAATGAAGTCAAACCTTGAGAGATTTCAGATGACCAAGCTTTGTCCTTTTCAGGAGAAGATTCAGCGTCAGTACTTAAGTGCAAAT CTCACAGGGCATTTGGAGGAGATGTTGCAGACAGCCTATAGCAAGTTCCACGTCTGGCAAACCCGTCGCATGTTGAGGAAAACCTGA
- the hps5 gene encoding Hermansky-Pudlak syndrome 5 protein isoform X1, whose translation MSLIPVVPENHSHVLAEFDCLDPLLSALRLDSGRLKCTCLAVSRKWLALGTSAGGLHLIQKEGWKQRLILTHKEGSITQVACCPHDEDFIAVATSQGLVVVWELQLERRGRPERVSVSWEHRGQAITALCWDTSTLRVFVGDTGGKVSFVRAGSSKLGKGSAFVIFPVQTVTTVDSRVVQLGYQDGRLLVSSLSRCYLCDTDKEKFWRVGNKERDGEYGACFFPQNRGLLVGQPPLMYSARPGSRIWEASFNGEVLSTHQFKQPLACPALPLITYRDEPHYNPLQKSPQSIAFPKLLYFGDQNLLTWTDSAIYIFTPQNGQMLLWTEVKDLADVAVYRNELFCLHGSGRLSHLSLLSAERCVERLLRRESWPLAAVVCCMFQHTITTSRARKSIPIDRLEHLRSQLSSSTHLELTGQLEEVIAKLEPLDSACSSRRSSISSHESFNILDCGIYRVISRRGSQSDEETSSLINHSTSEEERLKEFSFVQEDDQVDHDPQSSERMEAERSEQGMQFHLPLSFRPKPPRIALQAVKDSVSSFVKKTTEKINTLQMNSELWQRPEFREGGQAEMSSTALYSEEMDNEVYDEMSSTEADMQELRSATERAISQIQDPLVLLDPVCLRETLLEWLPVLERILGPVKDGPTAAGDSNVDGPGEERWDYLNSCSEQQEESSFSSGEPTESVTEEKKEESFELGDKEDQRDSAEKEPEVLNGSPPDPVRVVPPKPVPSDLLAHLTQLATLYAELSCFRNQENEPALGCTTFLRRYFFLLDQERVRRMCLLCYQEQPEVQISFTEAMLDFTQFSKVVEVIQRGDLLRSLRSLREMQPWSAPPLIAHLHRLYEKHGEAAVRSFTQFYPTIIPADVMTMAQQSHFLAYLDNLVQSRTEGHRLPFLQSLLEPESLRQDWLELALTHDAPQRCDTLTPDGQPRSGPVSVGKMWHSHCFSWGYGRLLSLLIRLPADLSSKQKMAETCRSHGYWTGYIYLCCELQRRTEAFTAICQLDDISLLEDADGVEPQTLEEWKLLIQLSQRCSSAADSEQVTGVNGSSWSNGSADCGGKISPENLTLMLARTAGPDRAMALLEECGVQLVLSPHSKLVCELLRVTEKRQRAMIQTMLERCDRFLWSQHA comes from the exons ATGTCTCTGATACCAGTCGTGCCAGAGAACCACAGTCATGTACTGGCAGAGTTTGACTGCCTCGATCCGCTTCTGTCTGCTCTCCGTTTGGACTCCGGCAGGCTCAAG TGTACCTGTTTGGCCGTGTCAAGGAAGTGGCTCGCACTAGGAACATCAGCAGGAGGGTTGCACCTGATCCAGAAAGAGGGCTGGAAACAAAGGCTCATCCTCACTCACAAG GAGGGATCTATCACTCAGGTGGCGTGTTGCCCTCATGATGAAGACTTTATCGCTGTTGCAACAAG TCAGGGTCTGGTGGTGGTGTGGGAGCTGCAGCTGGAGCGGCGGGGTCGTCCAGAGAGAGTCAGCGTGTCCTGGGAGCACAGAGGTCAGGCCATCACTGCACTCTGCTGGGACACCAGCACGCTCAGAGTTTTCGTCGGGGACACAGGCGGCAAGGTGTCCTTTGTCCGTGCAGGATCCTCCAAGCTGGGCAAG GGGTCAGCATTCGTTATCTTCCCTGTTCAGACCGTCACCACTGTGGACTCCAGAGTAGTTCAGCTCGGGTACCAAGATGGCCGCCTGCTGGTGTCTTCCCTGAGCCGCTGCTACCTCTGTGACACAGACAA GGAGAAGTTCTGGCGTGTTGGAAATAAGGAGCGTGATGGGGAGTATGGAGCGTGTTTTTTCCCTCAGAACAGGGGATTATTAGTTGGTCAACCCCCCCTGATGTACTCTGCCCGGCCGGGGTCTCGAATATGGGAGGCCAGTTTTAATGGCGAGGTTCTGAGCACCCATCAGTTCAAACAGCCACTGGCATGTCCTGCTCTACCTCTCATCACTTACAG AGATGAGCCACATTACAACCCACTGCAGAAGAGCCCCCAGTCAATCGCCTTCCCTAAACTGCTTTATTTTGG AGACCAAAACTTGCTGACCTGGACTGATTCAGCTATTTATATCTTCACacctcagaacggacaaatgcTTCTGTGGACTGAAGTCAaag ACTTGGCTGATGTTGCAGTCTACCGCAACGAGCTCTTCTGTCTCCATGGCAGCGGACGTCTGTCCCACCTCTCCCTATTATCTGCTGAGCGCTGTGTTGAGCGCCTGCTACGGAGGGAGTCCTGGCCTCTAGCTGCTGTGGTCTGCTGTATGTTCCAGCACACGATCACCACCAGCAGG GCCAGGAAATCCATTCCCATCGACCGCCTTGAGCATCTCCGGTCCCAGCTCAGCTCCAGCACACACCTGGAGCTGACTGGCCAGCTGGAGGAAGTCATCGCCAAACTGGAGCCTCTGGATTCAGCCTGCAGCAGCCGTAGAAGCAGCATCTCCTCACAT GAGAGCTTCAACATCCTGGACTGTGGAATCTATCGTGTGATCAGCCGCAGAGGAAGTCAGTCAGATGAGGAGACGAGCTCCCTCATCAACCATTCCACGTCAGAGGAGGAGCGGCTCAAAGAGTTCAGTTTTGTGCAGGAGGATGATCAGGTGGATCATG ATCCACAGAGCAGTGAGCGCATGGAGGCTGAGCGATCTGAGCAAGGCATGCAGTTTCACCTCCCCCTCTCATTCCGCCCCAAACCCCCTCGCATCGCACTGCAGGCCGTCAAAGACAG TGTTTCTAGTTTTGTTAAGAAGACAACAGAGAAGATCAACACCCTCCAGATGAACTCGGAGCTCTGGCAACGGCCTGAATTCAGAGAGGGCGGACAGGCTGAAATGTCATCCACAGCTTTATACTCAGAGGAAATGGACAATGA AGTTTATGATGAAATGTCTAGCACAGAGGCCGACATGCAGGAGCTTCGATCAGCGACAGAGCGAGCTAT CTCCCAGATCCAAGATCCTTTGGTGCTACTGGATCCAGTCTGCCTGAGAGAAACTCTGCTGGAGTGGCTGCCGGTGCTGGAGCGAATACTCGGACCTGTAAAGGACGGGCCGACTGCGGCAGGTGATTCAAACGTGGACGGGCCAGGAGAGGAGCGGTGGGATTATCTAAACTCCTGCTCAGAGCAACAAGAAGAGTCCTCGTTCTCGTCAGGAGAACCAACAGAGAGCGTcacagaagagaagaaagaagagtCTTTTGAGCTCGGAGACAAAGAGGACCAGCGTGACTCCGCTGAGAAGGAGCCTGAAGTTTTAAATGGGAGCCCTCCAGATCCTGTTCGAGTGGTGCCTCCCAAACCGGTACCATCGGATCTCCTGGCTCATCTCACCCAGCTGGCAACGCTGTACGCAGAGCTGAGCTGCTTTAGAAACCAGGAGAACGAACCAGCATTGGGATGCACAACTTTCCTGCGCCGCTACTTCTTTCTGCTGGACCAAGAGCGAGTGAGAAGAATGTGTCTGTTGTGTTATCAGGAGCAGCCGGAGGTGCAGATCTCCTTCACTGAGGCCATGCTAG ATTTCACTCAGTTCAGTAAGGTGGTGGAGGTTATTCAGAGAGGTGATTTGCTGAGATCACTGCGCAGTCTGAGAGAGATGCAGCCCTGGAGTGCTCCTCCTCTCATCGCTCACTTACACAG GCTGTATGAGAAGCATGGGGAGGCGGCTGTACGCTCGTTTACGCAGTTCTATCCTACGATAATTCCTGCTGATGTAATGACCATGGCTCAGCAAAGCCACTTCCTGGCATACCTGGATAATCTGGTCCAATCACGAACTGAGGGGCACAG GTTGCCGTTTTTGCAGTCCCTTCTTGAACCAGAATCACTGAGACAGGATTGGCTGGAGCTCGCACTCACCCACGATGCCCCTCAACGCTGTGATACCTTGACCCCTGATGGACAGCCCAGGTCTGGTCCCGTTAGTGTgggaaaaat GTGGCATTCTCATTGTTTTAGTTGGGGTTATGGACGCCTCCTGTCCCTCCTGATTCGTCTTCCTGCAGACCTGTCCTCCAAGCAGAAGATGGCAGAGACTTGCCGCAGTCACGG GTACTGGACGGGCTATATCTACCTCTGCTGTGAGCTGCAGCGCCGCACAGAAGCGTTCACCGCCATCTGTCAGCTGGATGACATCAGTCTGCTAGAGGACGCTGATG GTGTTGAGCCTCAGACCTTGGAAGAGTGGAAGCTCTTGATCCAGTTATCTCAGCGGTGCAGCAGTGCGGCAGACTCGGAGCAGGTCACAGGTGTGAATGGGAGCAGCTGGTCCAACGGCTCCGCAGATTGCGGTGGAAAGATCAGCCCAGAGAACCTGACCCTGATGCTGGCTCGGACTGCCGGGCCCGACCGTGCCATGGCCCTCCTGGAGGAGTGTGGAGTACAGTTGGTCCTTTCGCCGCACTCCAAACTGGTCTGTGAGCTGCTGAGAGTCACTGAGAAGAGGCAGAG agCGATGATCCAGACGATGCTAGAGCGCTGTGATCGGTTCCTGTGGTCTCAGCACGCCTAA